A window of Mycolicibacterium madagascariense genomic DNA:
GTGTCGAAGATGATCTCGAGGTTGGCGCGCAGTGCGGCGAGTTCGGCGCGCAGGCTGGCCACCTCGTCGGCCGACTGCGCCCGCATCTCCGCGGCGAGCTCGCGCCGTAGCTGCGTCTCGATCGACAGCTCGTATTCGCGGCGCGCGGAGATCTCCCGGTCTAGTTGCAGGTCGTAGACCAGCTTGAGGTCGCGGGTCTTCGCCTGGTCGACGTCGGACTGGCGGCGGTAGATGAACGACACGAACGCGGCGACCACCGCGGCCCACAGCGCGACGATGACCGCGAGCTTCAGCAACTCGACCCGATTGGTGAAGACCAGCGCCGAACTCGCCACGATCGCGAGGACCAGCAACGCCGTCAGGAGCAGCGATCCCGGCCTGCGGTGACCGCGGCGCGCGCGGGTTCCACGAGTCGGTTCGGTCATGGGCCGACTGTACCTGCGACGGGTCTCATCGGGTATTGCCCACACCGGCGATTCTCCTGGTCAGCCTGTTCCCGGCAGCCGCCCCGACACGCCGTCGGCATCCTCGGACGGGTCGTCCGGTGACTTGCAGCAATGCTCCAACCAGAGCGCGGCGAACACCAGCGCCAGCGCGCTGAGCACCGCGACCACCACCCCGGGGGCGTCCTCGCCCGCCACCTTGAGCTCCCCCCGCCTCGGCCACACGTAGGCCAGCACACTGGCCCAGAACCCGACGGCGACCGCCCCCACCCAGGCCGACGCCTTGGCGATCATGACGGCCCTGGCGACCGCGAGCGGATGCAGCCGGCCCGGCCCGTCGCCGATCTTGCCGTCGCCGATCCTGGCCCTCACGTGAAAGGCCCAGGCCGCCTCGACCACCGCGACCGCCAGCAGCGACACCCCGGTCCACGCGGTGATCGGCGGGAACCACCGGTACAGCAGGCTCACCGCCACGTAGCCGAGGACCGCGACGACGACGGCCGTCACCGCCAGATCGCGCCTGCGCGTCGGGCCCACCTCAGCGCACCAGGGCCGCGTCGACCGGACGGACGCCGTCGCGCTCGGCCGCGTCGAGCTCGGCGAGCAGGTCGGCCACGGGTCGCGGGGCGCCGTGCCGGGTCAGTGTCGCCGTCGCGTCGACCGCCAGCCACGGCACCAGGACGAACGCCCGCTGATGGGCGTGCGGGTGCGGCAGGGTCAACTCCTCGTCGGCGCTGAGCACCTCGTGCTCGCCGTCGCGGCAGGTGATCAGGTCGACGTCGAGGGTCCGCGGCCCCCACCGCCGTTCGCGACGACGGTCGGCGGCCCGCTCGAATTCCCACCCCCGGTGCAGCCAGCCGCGGCAGTCCAGCGCCGGGTCGGTCGCGAGCACGACGGCGTTGAGGAACGGTCCCTGCTCGACGCCGCCCCACGCGTCGGTCTCGTACACCGGCGACACGGCCACCACCGCGCGCCCGAGGCCGTCGACCACCGACTGCAGATGTCCGAGCCGGTCACCGAGGTTGGAGCCGATCGACAGCACGACCTCAGTCATCGCGCACCCCGCGCCCGCGTCGCGACCGCCGCGCCACCACCGCCACGTCGGAGAACACCAGCGGGATCGGGGCATCCGGCTTGTGCACGGTGACCTCGACGGCGTGCAGCCGCTCGTCGTCCATGACGGCGTCGGCGATCTCGGCGGCGACGGTCTCGATGAGGTTGCGCGGGGGTCCCGCCACGATGGCCGCGGCCCGCTGGGCGAGCGCGCCGTAGTCGACGGTGTCGGCCAGGTCGTCACTCGCGGCCGCCGCGGCCAGGTCGATCCACACCGTGACGTCGACGACGAAGTCCTGACCGTCGCGCCGCTCGTGGTCGAACACACCGTGGTGGCCGCGAACGACCAAGCCGCGCAACTCGATTCGATCAGCCACCCTCACCCTCCCAGGTGGGTGCCGCCTCCCAGGCCTCCACGACCCGCAGCGCGTCGACCGACGCGCCGACGTCGTGCACGCGCACACCCCACGTGCCGTGCATCATCGCCAGCGCCGAGATCACCGCGGTCGCGGTCTCCCTGCCGGCCGGCGGCCGCAGCTCGCCGTCGGCGTCGGCCAGCAGCGCCCCGAGGAACCGCTTCCTGGACGCGCCGATGAGCACCGGGAAGCCCGTGTCGACGAACTCCGGCAGCGCGGCGAGCAGCGTCCAATTGTGTTCGGCCGACTTCGCGAAGCCCAGGCCGGGATCGATGATGAGGTTCGCCGGATCGACGCCCGCGGCGACGGCGGCGTCCACGCCGGCCAGTAGCTCGTCGCGGACGTCGGCCACCACGTCGTGGTACTCGGGCACCTGGTGCGGCCGATCGGCGTGGACCGAGCGCCAGTGCATGAGGATCCAGGGCACGCCGGCTTCGGCGACGAGCGGCGCCATGTCCGGATCAGCCCGGCCGCCGGACACGTCGTTCACGATCGACGCGCCGCTCTCCAGCGCCACCCGGGCGACCGCACTGTGCATCGTGTCGATGCTGACCGTAATGCCTTGGGCGGCAAGGGCTTCGATGACCGGAACGACCCTGGCGGTCTCGACGGTCGGCTCGACACGGGTCGCGCCGGGCCGGGTCGACTCGCCGCCGACGTCGACGATCGCCGCACCGGCGGCCGCGAGTGCCATGCCGTGGGCGATCGCGCGGTCGGGGTCGAGATACTGGCCGCCGTCGGAGAAGGAGTCGCCGGTGACGTTCACGACGCCCATCACCTGCACGCGCGTCCTGGGTGGGACCTTCGGGCTGTACGTCACTTGCGCAGGATGAGATCCAGCGCCTCGGCACGCGATGCCTTGTCGGTCTTGAACTGCCCACGCACCGCCGACGTCGTGGTGGTGGCGCCCGGCTTGCGGATGCCGCGCATCGCCATGCAGAGGTGCTCGGCCTCGATGACGACGATGACGCCGCGCGGATCGAGCTTGCGCATCAGGGCGTCGGCGACCTGCCCGGTCAGCCGCTCCTGCACCTGCGGGCGCTTGGCGTACATGTCGACGACGCGCGCCAGCTTCGACAGGCCGGTCACGCGGCCGTCCTTGCCGGGGATGTAGCCCACGTGCGCGACCCCGTGGAACGCGACGAGGTGGTGCTCGCACGTCGAGTACATCGGAATGTCCTTGACCAGGACCAGTTCGTCGTGCTGCTCGTCGAACGTCGTGTTGAGCACGTCGTCCGGGTCGAGGTAGAGCCCCGCGAACATCTCCTTGTACGCCCGGGCCACGCGCGCCGGGGTGTCGAGCAGACCCTGGCGGTCGGGGTCCTCGCCGATGGCGTAGAGCAGTTCCCGAACGGCCTTCTCCGCACGCGGCTGATCGAATTCGGCGGGAACGAAAGCGGCGGAGCCGGGCGCGAGGGAGCCGGGCTTCGTCATCGGGGCCTCCTGTGGGTCAGCCGTGGTCCGGCGGCATCTGCCGGTCGTCGCGGCGCGGGTCGTGGCCCTGATTGTCCTCGCGCGGATTCGGCCCCTGCGGCGGGTATGGCTGATACGGCGGCGGGCCGGGCTGATACGGCGGCGGGTAGCCGCCCTGCTGGGGTGCCGGACCCCAGGCCGACGGCGGCGGTGGCGGCGGATACTGGCCGGGGCCCTGGGGCGGCCAGCCCGGCGCGTGCCACCCCGCGGGCGCCCCGTAGTTCGGCGGCACCGGGCCGGGAGCGCCGTTCGCTCCGTTCGTCGGCGCGCCGCCCACGTGCGCCGGATTGCCGTTGGTGCCGTTGCCATTTCCGTTGGCGCCGTTGCCATGTGAGCCGTTGCCGTTGGCGCCGTAGCTGCCGTTGCGCGCCTCGGCCGCCTTGCTGGCCGCGGCGATGGCGGCCTTGAACGCCGGCTCCTGCGTCGGCGGGGGCCACGGCTCCCCGCGCTCGATCGCCAGCTCGCCCGGCGTCTTGATCGGCGGCTTGTCCGACGGCACCCGGCCGCCGAAGTCGTCGAACATGGTCAGTCGGGGCCGCTTCTTCACGTCGGCGAAGATGGCCGTCAGCTCGGCTCGGTGCAGCGTCTCCTTCTCGAGCAGCTCGCCGGCCAGCGTGTCGAGGACGTCGCGATACTCGGTGAGCACCTCCCACGCCTCGGTGTGGGCGGCCTCGATGAGCTTGCGCACCTCGTCGTCGATGATCTGGGCGACCTCGTGGCTGTAGTCGGCCTGGGTGCCCATCGACCGGCCGAGGAACGGATCGCCGTGCTCGGTGCCGTAGCGGACGGCGCCGAGCTTGGCGCTCATGCCGTACTCGGTGACCATGGCCCGCGCGATCTTGGTGGCCTGGTCGATGTCGGAGGACGCCCCCGTGGTCGGCTCGCGGAAGACCAGTTCCTCGGCCGCCCGGCCACCCATCGCGAAGACCAGGCGCGCGATCATCTCCGAGCGCGTCATCAGACCCTTGTCGTCCTCGGGCACCGACATCGCGTGGCCGCCGGTGCGTCCGCGCGCCAGGATCGTCACCTTGTAGATCGGCTCGATGTCGGGCATCGCCCAGGCCGCCAGGGTGTGGCCGCCCTCGTGATAGGCGGTGATCTTCTTCTCGAGCTCGCTGATGATGCGGCCCTTGCGGCGGGGTCCGCCGACGACGCGGTCGACGGCCTCCTCGAGCGCGGCGCCGGTGATGATGGTGCCGTTCTCGCGCGCGGTGAGCAGGGCCGACTCGTTGATCACGTTGGCGAGGTCGGCGCCGGACATGCCGACGGTGCGCTTGGCGAGACCGTCGAGGTCGGCGTCGGGGGCGATCGGCTTGCCCGCGGAGTGGACCTTCAGCACGGCGCGGCGGCCCGCCAGATCGGGGCTCGACACCGGGATCTGGCGGTCGAAGCGGCCGGGGCGCAGCAGCGCGGGGTCGAGGATGTCGGGCCGGTTGGTCGCGGCGATCAGGATGACGCCCTGGCGTTCGCCGAAGCCGTCCATCTCCACCAGCAGCTGGTTCAGCGTCTGCTCGCGCTCGTCGTGGCCGCCGCCGAGGCCGGCGCCACGCTGACGTCCGACGGCGTCGATCTCGTCGACGAAGATGATGCACGGGCTGTTCTGCTTGGCCTGCTCGAACAGGTCGCGCACCCGGGAGGCGCCGACGCCGACGAACATCTCGACGAAGTCCGAACCGGAGATCGTGAAGAACGGCACACCCGCCTCGCCCGCGACGGCCCTGGCCAGCAATGTCTTGCCGGTACCGGGTGGGCCGTAG
This region includes:
- the folP gene encoding dihydropteroate synthase, with product MGVVNVTGDSFSDGGQYLDPDRAIAHGMALAAAGAAIVDVGGESTRPGATRVEPTVETARVVPVIEALAAQGITVSIDTMHSAVARVALESGASIVNDVSGGRADPDMAPLVAEAGVPWILMHWRSVHADRPHQVPEYHDVVADVRDELLAGVDAAVAAGVDPANLIIDPGLGFAKSAEHNWTLLAALPEFVDTGFPVLIGASRKRFLGALLADADGELRPPAGRETATAVISALAMMHGTWGVRVHDVGASVDALRVVEAWEAAPTWEGEGG
- the folK gene encoding 2-amino-4-hydroxy-6-hydroxymethyldihydropteridine diphosphokinase — protein: MTEVVLSIGSNLGDRLGHLQSVVDGLGRAVVAVSPVYETDAWGGVEQGPFLNAVVLATDPALDCRGWLHRGWEFERAADRRRERRWGPRTLDVDLITCRDGEHEVLSADEELTLPHPHAHQRAFVLVPWLAVDATATLTRHGAPRPVADLLAELDAAERDGVRPVDAALVR
- the ftsH gene encoding ATP-dependent zinc metalloprotease FtsH — translated: MNRKNVIRTLTVIAVVLLVGWFFFFFSDDTRNYAPVDTSVAMGQINADNVKSAQIDDREQQLRLDLKNGNGDTDGKSQVITKYPTGYGVDLFNALSAKNVKTNTVVKQDNVFGSLLLYLLPLLLLVGLFVMFSRMQGGGGRMGFGFGKSRAKQLSKDMPKTTFADVAGVDEAVEELYEIKDFLQNPTRYQALGAKIPKGVLLYGPPGTGKTLLARAVAGEAGVPFFTISGSDFVEMFVGVGASRVRDLFEQAKQNSPCIIFVDEIDAVGRQRGAGLGGGHDEREQTLNQLLVEMDGFGERQGVILIAATNRPDILDPALLRPGRFDRQIPVSSPDLAGRRAVLKVHSAGKPIAPDADLDGLAKRTVGMSGADLANVINESALLTARENGTIITGAALEEAVDRVVGGPRRKGRIISELEKKITAYHEGGHTLAAWAMPDIEPIYKVTILARGRTGGHAMSVPEDDKGLMTRSEMIARLVFAMGGRAAEELVFREPTTGASSDIDQATKIARAMVTEYGMSAKLGAVRYGTEHGDPFLGRSMGTQADYSHEVAQIIDDEVRKLIEAAHTEAWEVLTEYRDVLDTLAGELLEKETLHRAELTAIFADVKKRPRLTMFDDFGGRVPSDKPPIKTPGELAIERGEPWPPPTQEPAFKAAIAAASKAAEARNGSYGANGNGSHGNGANGNGNGTNGNPAHVGGAPTNGANGAPGPVPPNYGAPAGWHAPGWPPQGPGQYPPPPPPSAWGPAPQQGGYPPPYQPGPPPYQPYPPQGPNPREDNQGHDPRRDDRQMPPDHG
- the folE gene encoding GTP cyclohydrolase I FolE; amino-acid sequence: MTKPGSLAPGSAAFVPAEFDQPRAEKAVRELLYAIGEDPDRQGLLDTPARVARAYKEMFAGLYLDPDDVLNTTFDEQHDELVLVKDIPMYSTCEHHLVAFHGVAHVGYIPGKDGRVTGLSKLARVVDMYAKRPQVQERLTGQVADALMRKLDPRGVIVVIEAEHLCMAMRGIRKPGATTTTSAVRGQFKTDKASRAEALDLILRK
- a CDS encoding DUF3180 domain-containing protein, producing the protein MGPTRRRDLAVTAVVVAVLGYVAVSLLYRWFPPITAWTGVSLLAVAVVEAAWAFHVRARIGDGKIGDGPGRLHPLAVARAVMIAKASAWVGAVAVGFWASVLAYVWPRRGELKVAGEDAPGVVVAVLSALALVFAALWLEHCCKSPDDPSEDADGVSGRLPGTG
- the folB gene encoding dihydroneopterin aldolase, which produces MADRIELRGLVVRGHHGVFDHERRDGQDFVVDVTVWIDLAAAAASDDLADTVDYGALAQRAAAIVAGPPRNLIETVAAEIADAVMDDERLHAVEVTVHKPDAPIPLVFSDVAVVARRSRRGRGVRDD